A portion of the Paenibacillus hamazuiensis genome contains these proteins:
- a CDS encoding ADP-ribosylglycohydrolase family protein: protein MGVSKLNETEYYRKIYGGWLGKNIGGTLGYPVEGRKELLNLSYYPQLSDGPLPNDDLDLQIVWLHALEQYGARLTATELGQEWMEHVFFPFDEYGYGLANLRRGLVPPVAGWFNNPFADCMGAPIRSEIWAMIAPGCPGVAAYYAYQDAIVDHAGGEGVYGEMFFAAIESAAFFETDRDRLIQIGLTYIPEECRTAQAVRALLEWHREGKTWTEARGLVLEHHGHPNFTDAPQNIAFTLLGWLYGEDFGDAILKAVNCGYDTDCTAATLGAILGIILGPEKLPERWLKPVGDRIAVNAPIKGFAIPETLDELTARTLKIGKEVAAVWNIPITFGQEKTSPELQSELAEFYDPRWLWKLSFRSNRYLLPKGTRSNMGVELIVDYGDEGPAIGRGQSKPIAVTLINRSAEAWEGLLRLSVPAGWRGPAAEKLELKPGQEASWTLQVFSDREIKPYYALQLEIERHHDGHFWNAESVPLHLVSATHWQLRGPSDSDWREAVMPGNRIDFAGALQTSESGIYRAATTLCSPDSRQIRLIVATAGPVKAYLNGKLLIQDERETEFMPAFHRAVPDKLAEFKLPDGEHRLEIEAVKGDAPLELYVLPVSMKMTKTPGPYYFYTDVLFT, encoded by the coding sequence ATGGGAGTCAGTAAATTGAACGAAACCGAGTATTATCGCAAAATTTACGGAGGCTGGCTGGGCAAAAATATCGGCGGTACGCTGGGGTATCCGGTCGAAGGGCGAAAGGAACTGCTCAATCTGTCGTATTATCCACAGCTGTCGGACGGGCCGCTGCCGAACGACGACCTGGATCTGCAAATCGTCTGGCTGCACGCGCTGGAGCAGTACGGAGCCCGGCTGACCGCGACCGAGCTGGGACAGGAATGGATGGAACATGTGTTTTTCCCGTTCGACGAGTATGGCTACGGTCTGGCGAATTTGCGCAGAGGGCTGGTCCCGCCGGTGGCCGGCTGGTTCAACAATCCGTTCGCCGATTGCATGGGAGCACCGATCCGCTCGGAAATTTGGGCGATGATCGCTCCGGGCTGTCCCGGCGTCGCGGCATATTACGCGTATCAGGATGCGATTGTCGACCATGCCGGAGGCGAGGGTGTTTATGGCGAAATGTTTTTTGCGGCGATTGAAAGCGCTGCATTTTTCGAGACGGACCGCGACCGGCTCATTCAGATCGGGCTGACCTATATCCCGGAGGAATGCCGGACGGCCCAAGCGGTGCGCGCGCTGCTCGAATGGCATCGGGAAGGAAAGACATGGACCGAGGCCAGGGGGCTCGTTCTGGAGCATCACGGGCATCCGAATTTTACGGACGCACCGCAAAATATTGCATTTACGCTGCTCGGCTGGCTGTACGGCGAAGATTTCGGCGACGCGATTCTGAAAGCGGTCAATTGTGGCTACGACACCGACTGTACGGCGGCGACGCTGGGCGCGATTCTCGGCATCATTCTGGGGCCTGAGAAGCTGCCGGAGCGCTGGCTGAAGCCGGTCGGCGACCGAATCGCAGTGAATGCGCCGATCAAAGGCTTCGCGATTCCGGAGACGCTCGACGAGCTGACCGCACGAACGCTCAAAATCGGCAAGGAAGTAGCTGCCGTCTGGAACATTCCAATCACGTTCGGACAGGAGAAAACGTCGCCGGAGCTGCAATCGGAGCTGGCCGAATTTTACGATCCGCGTTGGCTGTGGAAGCTCAGTTTCCGCTCGAACCGTTACTTGCTGCCGAAGGGGACGCGCAGCAACATGGGAGTCGAGCTGATCGTCGATTACGGCGACGAGGGGCCGGCGATCGGCAGAGGACAGAGCAAGCCTATCGCAGTCACGTTGATCAACCGTTCCGCCGAAGCATGGGAAGGGTTGCTGCGGCTGTCGGTGCCGGCCGGCTGGCGCGGCCCAGCGGCCGAGAAGCTTGAGCTGAAGCCGGGTCAGGAGGCGTCATGGACGCTGCAGGTCTTCTCGGATAGGGAAATCAAGCCCTATTATGCGCTGCAGCTCGAAATCGAACGCCATCATGACGGCCATTTCTGGAACGCGGAGTCGGTTCCTCTCCATCTGGTCAGCGCGACGCATTGGCAATTGCGCGGACCTTCGGACAGCGATTGGCGGGAGGCGGTCATGCCGGGCAACCGGATCGACTTCGCCGGCGCGCTGCAAACCTCCGAGTCCGGCATCTACCGTGCGGCGACTACACTGTGCAGCCCCGACAGCCGGCAAATCCGGCTGATCGTGGCGACGGCCGGCCCGGTCAAAGCGTATTTGAACGGGAAATTATTGATCCAGGACGAGCGGGAGACGGAATTCATGCCCGCCTTCCACCGGGCCGTTCCCGACAAGCTGGCAGAATTCAAACTGCCGGACGGCGAGCACCGGCTGGAGATCGAAGCAGTGAAGGGCGACGCCCCTCTCGAGCTGTACGTGCTGCCCGTTTCCATGAAAATGACGAAAACGCCGGGACCTTATTATTTTTATACCGATGTGTTGTTTACTTAA
- a CDS encoding spore coat associated protein CotJA gives MISNEKVYHPFVGPFDPCPPIIVKTYSTPPQLFIQFQPPNLPQFSPQEALMRGTLWPALYSHYEPNPFK, from the coding sequence GTGATCAGCAATGAAAAGGTGTACCACCCGTTCGTCGGTCCTTTTGACCCTTGTCCGCCGATTATCGTCAAGACGTACAGCACCCCGCCTCAGTTATTTATTCAATTTCAGCCGCCGAATCTGCCGCAATTTTCGCCCCAGGAGGCTTTGATGCGGGGAACGCTTTGGCCCGCCTTGTATAGTCATTATGAACCGAATCCGTTCAAGTAG
- a CDS encoding spore coat protein CotJB encodes MSNPLSEHYYQLLQELQAVDFVLVELTLYLDTHPWDEQAIAQFNQMSQQRHKLAFQFEQEYGPLMQFGHSYSRSPWQWVETPWPWQV; translated from the coding sequence GTGTCCAATCCGTTGTCGGAACATTATTACCAACTGCTGCAGGAGCTTCAGGCCGTCGATTTTGTACTCGTCGAGCTCACGCTTTACCTGGATACGCATCCTTGGGACGAACAGGCCATCGCGCAGTTCAATCAGATGTCGCAGCAGCGCCACAAGCTGGCCTTTCAGTTCGAGCAGGAATACGGGCCGCTCATGCAGTTCGGTCACAGTTACTCCAGAAGCCCGTGGCAGTGGGTGGAGACACCCTGGCCGTGGCAAGTATAA
- a CDS encoding carbohydrate ABC transporter permease, producing the protein MARNAGMLQGGTTPMNQKLHRWLNTLYIGPIFLFLGVFIFYSLFDTFKTSLYKWNGFSEDKTFIGLGNFAQLFADPIFYQAIRNTLVYMVLTIGVQMVLGLLIALLLKTNVLLKTLYKIVFFLPVVLSHSVVSYVFRHIYDANDGSLNRALEAAGLGALAPSWLADPDIALYAIIVINIWAWTGFSFVMYYAALTLIDKELYEAAKIDGAGPVRTIIGITFPLLRSTHFSLIILGVIGSLKQFDYVFLTTGGGPGRSTELLSTYIYKKAILEYNAGYSSAMAVILLVIALLLTAVQLRAYRSS; encoded by the coding sequence TTGGCCCGAAACGCCGGCATGCTGCAAGGAGGAACGACACCTATGAACCAGAAGCTGCACCGATGGTTGAATACGTTGTATATAGGACCGATTTTTTTATTTCTGGGCGTGTTTATTTTTTATTCCTTATTCGATACGTTCAAGACGAGTCTGTACAAATGGAATGGCTTCAGCGAGGATAAAACGTTTATCGGGCTCGGCAATTTTGCGCAGCTGTTCGCCGACCCGATCTTTTACCAGGCGATCCGCAATACGCTTGTCTACATGGTGCTGACGATCGGCGTCCAGATGGTTCTCGGGCTGCTGATTGCGCTGCTGCTGAAGACGAATGTCTTGCTGAAAACTTTATATAAAATCGTGTTTTTCCTGCCGGTCGTCTTGTCCCATTCCGTCGTATCCTACGTCTTCCGGCATATTTACGATGCCAATGACGGCAGTCTGAACCGCGCGCTCGAAGCCGCAGGGCTGGGCGCGCTGGCGCCGTCCTGGCTTGCCGATCCGGATATTGCGCTCTACGCCATCATCGTCATCAATATATGGGCCTGGACCGGCTTCAGCTTTGTGATGTATTACGCGGCCTTGACGTTAATCGACAAGGAGCTGTACGAGGCGGCCAAAATCGACGGAGCGGGTCCGGTCCGCACGATCATCGGCATCACCTTTCCGCTGCTGCGGTCGACGCATTTTTCCTTGATCATTCTCGGCGTCATCGGCTCGCTCAAGCAGTTCGATTACGTGTTCCTGACGACGGGCGGCGGTCCCGGCCGGTCGACGGAGCTTTTGTCCACCTACATTTACAAAAAGGCGATTCTGGAGTACAACGCGGGCTATTCGTCGGCGATGGCCGTCATTTTGCTCGTCATCGCCCTGCTGCTGACCGCCGTACAATTGCGCGCATACCGCAGCTCGTAA
- a CDS encoding ABC transporter substrate-binding protein has translation MFKSIGVVAALTLAASALLSGCGGGPAEPGTAADKSSAKNAGPVTINWWSWNPDENKAKTYVDAFNASQSDIKVNYKRYEFTDYVKTLKLAMISGDEVDLFGLQAGGMIKEYAEFTEDLTPYAKKEWGENWKNRFFDLGLKQLISGDKTPALPWFVSAAGYLFYNNTIMEKEGLKPPSTYAEWIEVSKALQTRGVTPYIQGGKDAWQNLDMFIALANEFDPGKIYAAEEGKAKWTEAGLVKAATVWKEMFENGIMQKGALGIGFYPDAYDKFNKGEAAMTLLGTWNDNRMTKTILQTHRQKYGVTVDYEFIAAPFPDMNGDGKPGRLFGGPDVALAINKNSKKKDAAWKFMQWLESADGQKINAKYLMIPAIKGVDIEDSDVLTDRQKDNIKQQMKDLENSIGRRELIYPEIKTALGDALQMIATGKTSPEEGMKTVQAAADKVSR, from the coding sequence ATGTTCAAATCAATCGGTGTGGTGGCTGCGTTGACTTTGGCCGCTTCTGCGCTGCTGTCGGGCTGCGGCGGCGGCCCGGCCGAGCCGGGTACCGCTGCGGACAAGTCGTCGGCCAAGAATGCGGGGCCGGTCACGATCAATTGGTGGTCGTGGAACCCGGACGAGAATAAGGCCAAAACGTATGTGGATGCCTTTAACGCCTCGCAATCCGACATCAAGGTCAATTACAAGCGTTACGAATTTACGGACTATGTCAAAACGCTAAAGCTGGCGATGATTTCCGGCGATGAGGTCGATCTGTTCGGCTTGCAGGCCGGGGGGATGATCAAGGAATACGCGGAATTTACGGAAGACTTGACTCCTTACGCGAAGAAAGAATGGGGCGAGAATTGGAAAAACCGGTTTTTCGATCTCGGCTTGAAGCAGCTGATATCCGGCGACAAAACGCCCGCGCTGCCATGGTTCGTTTCGGCGGCCGGCTATTTGTTCTACAACAACACGATTATGGAAAAGGAAGGACTGAAGCCTCCGTCCACGTATGCGGAATGGATTGAAGTGAGCAAGGCGCTGCAGACCAGAGGAGTGACGCCGTACATTCAGGGCGGCAAGGATGCCTGGCAAAACCTCGACATGTTCATCGCGCTCGCCAACGAATTCGATCCCGGCAAAATTTATGCCGCAGAGGAAGGCAAGGCCAAATGGACCGAAGCCGGCCTGGTTAAAGCCGCAACCGTCTGGAAAGAAATGTTTGAAAACGGCATCATGCAAAAGGGCGCACTCGGAATCGGCTTTTATCCGGATGCGTACGACAAGTTCAACAAAGGCGAAGCGGCTATGACGCTGCTCGGCACGTGGAACGACAACCGGATGACCAAGACGATTTTGCAGACGCACCGGCAAAAATACGGTGTGACCGTCGATTATGAATTTATTGCGGCGCCGTTCCCCGATATGAACGGGGACGGCAAACCCGGCCGGCTGTTCGGCGGCCCCGACGTTGCGCTGGCGATTAACAAAAACAGCAAGAAGAAAGACGCGGCATGGAAGTTCATGCAATGGCTGGAATCGGCCGACGGGCAAAAGATCAATGCCAAATATTTGATGATTCCGGCGATCAAAGGAGTCGACATCGAAGACTCCGACGTGCTGACCGATAGACAGAAGGACAATATAAAGCAACAGATGAAAGATTTGGAGAACAGCATCGGCCGCAGAGAGCTGATTTATCCGGAGATCAAAACGGCGCTGGGCGACGCGCTGCAAATGATCGCGACAGGCAAAACGTCGCCCGAGGAAGGGATGAAGACCGTGCAGGCGGCCGCGGACAAAGTTAGCCGCTAA
- a CDS encoding SDR family oxidoreductase: MRRLEGKTAIVTGGGRGIGRGIALRLAEEGALVAVHYGRRRDAADEVVRTIEDNGGAAFAVEADLESVDGVHRLVRSLDEELATRSDSRHFDILVNNAGIGTSSTFEETTEDMFDGLFAVNVKAPFFLVQQSLSRIRDGGRIINISSGVTRIAYPHIMAYNLTKGAINTFTLHLAQLLGLRGITVNAVLPGIVDTDVNASWLHTPEGRKHAEDISALGRIGEPSDIADIVAFLSSSDSRWITGQLLDATGGSHL, translated from the coding sequence ATGAGACGTTTGGAAGGAAAAACAGCCATCGTTACAGGAGGAGGCAGAGGAATCGGAAGAGGGATTGCCCTTCGCCTCGCGGAGGAAGGCGCTCTCGTCGCGGTGCACTACGGCAGGCGGCGCGATGCGGCGGATGAAGTCGTTCGTACGATTGAGGACAATGGAGGCGCCGCCTTCGCCGTCGAAGCGGATCTCGAATCCGTTGACGGCGTGCACCGGCTCGTTCGTTCGCTGGATGAGGAGCTCGCCACGCGGAGCGACAGCCGGCATTTCGATATTTTGGTGAACAATGCCGGTATCGGCACCTCGTCTACCTTTGAGGAAACGACGGAGGACATGTTCGACGGGCTGTTTGCCGTCAATGTGAAGGCGCCGTTTTTCCTCGTGCAGCAGTCGCTGTCCCGCATCCGGGATGGAGGCCGCATCATCAATATATCGTCCGGCGTCACACGGATCGCTTATCCGCACATCATGGCGTACAATTTGACCAAGGGCGCCATCAATACGTTCACGCTGCATCTCGCCCAGCTGCTCGGACTGAGGGGCATTACCGTCAACGCGGTCCTGCCCGGCATCGTCGACACCGACGTCAACGCCTCGTGGCTCCATACGCCGGAAGGTCGCAAACACGCGGAGGACATATCGGCGCTGGGACGGATCGGAGAACCTTCCGACATCGCCGATATCGTCGCGTTCCTTTCATCGTCCGATAGCCGCTGGATCACCGGGCAGCTGCTCGACGCCACCGGCGGGTCGCATCTTTAA
- a CDS encoding HAD family hydrolase, translating into MSSKSGERPEALLFDLDGTLFKTETLLLPAYHATFDQLRAEGLFAGPTPPEERILGSLGMLLEHIWQNVMPGSSKEARLRADELLLEYQLEGLRRGQGELYDEVASALREMRERGFRLFVASNGLEAYVKQVPEHKGIAPLFEGLYSAGEYKTSSKVDLVRLLLDKHGIKSAWMVGDRSSDVEAGRKNGLTVVGCDYAGFRKEGELEGAHIVIRRFGELLGHLG; encoded by the coding sequence ATGTCATCGAAATCCGGGGAACGGCCGGAGGCGCTTCTTTTTGACCTTGACGGAACGTTGTTTAAAACGGAAACTTTGCTGCTGCCGGCCTACCATGCCACATTTGACCAATTGAGGGCGGAAGGGCTGTTTGCAGGGCCGACGCCTCCGGAAGAGAGAATTTTGGGAAGCCTTGGGATGCTGCTGGAGCATATTTGGCAAAACGTGATGCCGGGCTCCTCGAAGGAAGCCCGTTTGCGTGCGGACGAGCTTTTGCTGGAGTACCAGCTCGAAGGCTTGCGCCGCGGGCAAGGAGAGCTGTACGACGAAGTGGCTTCCGCTTTACGGGAGATGAGAGAGCGGGGGTTCCGGTTGTTTGTCGCGAGCAACGGCCTCGAAGCTTATGTAAAGCAGGTGCCGGAGCATAAAGGGATTGCGCCGCTCTTTGAAGGCCTGTACAGCGCCGGGGAATACAAGACCTCCTCCAAGGTCGATCTGGTTCGGCTGCTGCTGGATAAGCACGGAATCAAGAGCGCCTGGATGGTCGGCGACCGTTCCTCGGATGTCGAAGCCGGACGCAAAAACGGGCTCACCGTCGTCGGCTGCGACTACGCCGGCTTCCGTAAGGAAGGCGAGCTGGAAGGGGCGCACATCGTGATCCGCCGGTTCGGCGAGCTGCTCGGGCATTTGGGTTAA
- a CDS encoding CBO0543 family protein — MHLTVAAVSILAVLLTGVWRKAPELHTSLLYVIVGNLLYNVLTYEWVLWEFHPEVFPEAVTELMYTFIVFPCTVLLYLARFPEGTIGRKLLHIVFWIAVYALVEFVWERFGRIDYHHGWSYWWSISFDFIMFPMLRLHQKRSWIAYVLSFFITLTFLFLFKVPVHMLKTSM; from the coding sequence ATGCACCTAACCGTTGCCGCGGTCAGTATTTTAGCGGTTTTATTAACCGGAGTATGGAGAAAAGCGCCGGAGCTCCATACATCCCTGCTTTACGTAATTGTCGGGAATCTGCTCTACAATGTCCTGACGTACGAGTGGGTTCTTTGGGAGTTCCATCCGGAAGTATTCCCCGAAGCCGTAACCGAACTGATGTATACGTTCATCGTATTCCCCTGCACGGTGCTGCTTTACTTGGCTCGTTTTCCCGAAGGGACGATTGGGAGAAAACTGCTTCATATCGTTTTTTGGATAGCCGTATACGCCTTGGTTGAATTCGTCTGGGAAAGGTTCGGGCGGATCGATTACCATCACGGTTGGAGCTACTGGTGGTCGATCAGTTTTGATTTCATCATGTTCCCCATGCTTCGTCTGCATCAAAAAAGATCGTGGATAGCCTATGTGCTGTCCTTCTTTATCACCTTGACGTTTCTTTTTCTCTTCAAGGTTCCGGTTCATATGCTTAAAACCAGTATGTGA
- a CDS encoding AraC family transcriptional regulator, whose protein sequence is MKYYAASRLSVFDVKWTKQYHVGESFYTYHYNPYYQLIMVTEGPVYWQVENEKFILEAGETFLLNPWERHMGWRRPEGVSAFFWVQFSSNPPFKELDTSTKPISEYEILHAEKNELRTKTTSDADQLLIPRRFKPNQRFKLLNLFENLDNEMKHPVGYFRFRLTQHLCKIIEIISTDLLEQNFRTMTLPGSYNIYRQLLNFLHDFYQTDLTKEVIENKMNRSYEYVSQVFKKHSGMNIVHYIHQLRVQRAKHLLEESQLSIQEIAREIGIDDAFYFSKLFKQIEGVPPSKYREMHRS, encoded by the coding sequence ATGAAATATTACGCAGCTTCGCGCCTTTCCGTCTTTGACGTCAAATGGACCAAGCAGTATCATGTCGGCGAATCCTTCTATACGTATCATTACAACCCTTATTATCAGCTGATTATGGTCACGGAAGGACCGGTTTATTGGCAGGTGGAGAACGAAAAGTTCATACTGGAGGCGGGGGAAACGTTCTTGCTCAATCCGTGGGAGCGTCATATGGGCTGGAGAAGGCCGGAGGGCGTGTCCGCGTTTTTCTGGGTGCAATTTTCGTCGAACCCGCCGTTCAAGGAACTCGACACCTCGACAAAACCGATCAGCGAGTACGAAATATTACATGCCGAAAAAAACGAATTGCGCACCAAAACGACGAGCGACGCCGACCAACTGCTCATTCCGCGCCGGTTCAAGCCGAACCAACGGTTCAAACTGCTCAATTTATTCGAAAATCTGGACAACGAAATGAAGCATCCCGTCGGCTATTTCCGCTTTCGTCTCACCCAGCATTTGTGCAAAATCATCGAGATCATCTCAACCGACCTGCTGGAGCAAAACTTCAGAACAATGACGCTGCCGGGTTCCTATAATATTTACAGGCAGCTGCTTAATTTTTTGCACGACTTTTACCAGACCGATCTGACCAAAGAAGTAATCGAAAACAAAATGAACCGCAGCTACGAGTACGTCAGCCAAGTATTCAAAAAGCATTCCGGAATGAACATCGTCCATTACATCCATCAACTGCGCGTCCAAAGGGCCAAGCATCTGCTCGAGGAAAGCCAGCTGTCGATCCAGGAAATCGCCCGCGAGATCGGCATCGACGACGCCTTTTATTTCAGTAAACTATTCAAGCAAATCGAAGGTGTACCGCCCTCCAAATACCGGGAAATGCATCGCAGCTAA
- a CDS encoding manganese catalase family protein encodes MWIYEKKLQYPVRVSKCDPRMAKLLLEQYGGADGELAAALRYLNQRYSIPDKVIGLLTDIGTEEFAHLEMIATMVYKLTKDATPEQLRAAGLDDHYANHDKALFYQNASGVPWTATYIQAKGDPIADLYEDIAAEEKARATYQWLIDLTDDVDLQDGLKFLREREVVHSMRFREAVEILKAGQGVKTVF; translated from the coding sequence ATGTGGATTTATGAAAAAAAGCTGCAATACCCGGTCAGGGTCAGCAAATGCGATCCGCGCATGGCAAAGCTGCTGCTGGAACAATACGGCGGTGCGGACGGCGAGCTTGCGGCGGCGCTGCGTTATTTGAACCAGCGCTATTCGATACCAGATAAAGTCATCGGGCTGTTGACGGATATAGGGACGGAGGAATTTGCGCACCTTGAGATGATCGCGACCATGGTTTACAAGCTTACGAAGGATGCCACCCCGGAACAGCTCAGAGCCGCCGGACTCGACGATCATTACGCCAACCATGACAAGGCTTTGTTTTATCAAAACGCTTCGGGAGTGCCGTGGACGGCCACCTACATACAGGCGAAAGGGGATCCGATCGCCGATCTGTACGAAGACATAGCCGCTGAGGAGAAAGCACGCGCCACGTATCAATGGCTGATCGATTTGACGGACGACGTCGACTTACAGGACGGCCTTAAGTTTTTGCGGGAGCGGGAAGTGGTTCATTCGATGAGGTTCCGCGAAGCGGTGGAGATTTTGAAGGCGGGGCAGGGAGTGAAGACGGTTTTTTAG
- a CDS encoding cohesin domain-containing protein, protein MICLMVALFLLIPALEVSAATVSLPLSDGADGTSVTAYAAGWIEGDAVPSEPINTRYVMPISVNLKSSSLSPEPPTESGLESANSNEVSALPQNPSLTAPSVYGISGNAQITLAWNSVPNADSYNIKRSLTSGGPYAIIVNLPATSYSYTDNSVTNGITYYYIVTAVNSNGESADSNVVSVTPEDPILSTPQIQWTSFGDSVVNNYWNTIPGSTGYNLKRSTSPGGPYTTVTTTTYTSYSDTSVTNGITYYYVVSALKSSGGESGYSREISVTPRIPVPPPVAPTNLTGEVSNGHVILNWNASNNAAAYNVRRSVYAGGPHMLLASTVTGTTYTDASAAAGVTYYYVVSAIGAGGESNPSNEASVTIPNQPNLDIAIAETKVAVGDEIKANVVLKNVNNIYAEDFSVHYDNNRFEYLGIEEVSGYKIYNTPIDQNGTIRFIIASQGQAYGINGETIILKLKLRAKAAGTGKIDAFKCRIANTEREFDLDENSCLEDTVLIGDVQDVNKSGDYTLLDLAIDAYYYGKHASNADPVKYNVNQAGDEFVTNEDLVYIVNKILANSNYTPNH, encoded by the coding sequence ATGATTTGTCTGATGGTTGCACTTTTTCTACTGATCCCCGCACTAGAGGTTTCGGCAGCAACGGTAAGTTTACCATTGTCTGATGGCGCAGACGGAACTTCGGTTACCGCATACGCTGCGGGATGGATTGAGGGAGATGCCGTCCCCTCTGAACCTATCAACACCCGATACGTGATGCCGATCTCGGTAAACCTCAAAAGCAGTTCTCTTTCACCGGAACCTCCTACTGAATCCGGCCTGGAAAGCGCTAATTCAAACGAAGTCTCAGCGTTACCTCAAAACCCTTCCCTGACGGCACCCTCTGTATATGGCATATCTGGAAATGCACAAATCACTCTTGCGTGGAACTCGGTTCCAAACGCCGATTCATATAATATAAAACGCAGTCTCACCTCCGGTGGTCCTTACGCTATTATCGTGAACCTGCCTGCAACAAGTTATAGTTATACTGACAACTCCGTAACAAATGGTATTACTTACTATTATATCGTAACGGCTGTTAATTCCAATGGAGAAAGCGCCGATTCAAACGTAGTATCCGTGACGCCCGAAGATCCTATATTAAGTACCCCACAGATCCAATGGACATCGTTTGGCGATTCGGTAGTTAATAATTATTGGAACACGATTCCCGGTTCAACGGGGTACAATCTAAAACGTTCAACATCGCCAGGAGGGCCTTATACAACAGTAACCACCACCACTTATACATCTTATAGCGATACTTCCGTCACCAATGGAATTACGTATTATTACGTAGTTTCTGCTTTAAAAAGCAGCGGTGGGGAAAGCGGGTATTCAAGAGAGATATCCGTCACGCCTCGCATCCCTGTTCCTCCACCAGTGGCACCGACGAACCTAACCGGCGAAGTTAGCAACGGACATGTCATTTTGAACTGGAATGCATCAAATAATGCAGCGGCTTATAACGTTAGACGCTCAGTCTACGCCGGCGGCCCGCACATGTTATTGGCTTCCACCGTAACGGGAACAACCTACACGGATGCTTCCGCTGCCGCGGGCGTTACTTATTACTACGTCGTTTCTGCGATCGGAGCAGGCGGCGAAAGTAATCCTTCCAACGAAGCTTCAGTGACGATTCCCAATCAACCTAATCTGGACATCGCTATTGCAGAAACCAAGGTTGCAGTTGGAGATGAAATTAAAGCTAATGTGGTATTGAAGAACGTCAACAACATTTATGCTGAAGATTTCTCCGTACATTATGATAATAATCGCTTCGAATATTTAGGTATCGAGGAAGTATCAGGCTACAAAATTTATAACACCCCTATAGATCAAAACGGTACAATTCGTTTTATTATTGCAAGCCAAGGACAGGCATATGGCATTAACGGCGAAACTATAATCTTAAAGCTGAAGCTGCGTGCAAAAGCGGCAGGGACCGGCAAGATAGACGCGTTCAAATGCCGTATTGCGAACACCGAACGTGAATTTGATTTAGACGAAAATTCTTGTTTGGAGGACACCGTACTGATCGGTGATGTACAGGACGTCAACAAATCGGGAGATTACACGCTTCTTGACCTGGCTATAGATGCTTACTATTACGGCAAACACGCCTCCAACGCCGATCCGGTAAAATATAACGTCAATCAAGCGGGCGATGAATTTGTAACAAACGAGGACCTTGTTTACATTGTCAATAAAATCCTTGCCAATTCAAACTACACGCCTAATCACTAA
- a CDS encoding MerR family transcriptional regulator produces MFKISAFAKISRVSVKTLRFYDELGLLKPAHVDEFTGYRYYSPEQLLTVKRISAFKEQGFTLEQIKPLLDDGVSPEQVKQLVAAKRAELERTIREAERRLGEMDARLARLERTVPSADQPEVKLQNVKPQLVASVRAVCPRSHLCLLLDEVKAYVRAHGEDDNAPLTVLWHDCGGEGEHSDVEVAVAISKEIPGSDRVSVKWLPELKAAVLVHRCDPYVSSCPAMDELASWMAANGCRPSDTEPVRETYLTPDKEIYGSSRTAELIVPVVPAVS; encoded by the coding sequence ATGTTCAAAATCAGCGCTTTTGCCAAAATCAGCCGGGTTTCCGTCAAAACGCTGCGGTTTTACGATGAGCTTGGCTTGCTGAAGCCCGCTCACGTCGACGAATTTACCGGCTATCGCTACTATTCCCCCGAACAGCTGCTGACGGTAAAGCGGATCTCCGCTTTCAAGGAACAGGGCTTTACCCTCGAGCAGATCAAGCCGCTTTTGGATGACGGCGTGTCCCCCGAACAGGTCAAGCAGCTCGTCGCAGCCAAACGCGCGGAGCTGGAGCGCACCATCCGGGAGGCGGAGCGCCGGCTCGGGGAAATGGACGCAAGGCTTGCCCGCCTTGAGCGGACTGTGCCTTCTGCGGATCAGCCGGAGGTGAAGCTGCAAAACGTAAAACCGCAGCTCGTCGCATCCGTACGCGCCGTCTGCCCCCGTTCGCACCTGTGCCTGCTGCTGGACGAAGTCAAGGCGTACGTGCGTGCGCACGGCGAAGACGACAACGCCCCGCTGACCGTGCTTTGGCACGATTGCGGCGGCGAGGGGGAACACTCCGACGTGGAGGTTGCCGTAGCCATCTCCAAGGAGATTCCCGGCAGCGACAGAGTGAGCGTCAAATGGCTGCCGGAACTGAAGGCGGCGGTCCTCGTGCATCGCTGCGACCCTTACGTCAGCTCGTGCCCCGCTATGGACGAGCTTGCTTCGTGGATGGCCGCAAACGGCTGCCGCCCTTCCGACACGGAGCCCGTCCGCGAGACCTATTTGACTCCGGACAAAGAGATTTACGGGAGCTCGAGAACGGCGGAGCTTATCGTTCCCGTCGTGCCCGCCGTTTCCTGA